A genomic window from Chthoniobacterales bacterium includes:
- a CDS encoding rhomboid family intramembrane serine protease produces the protein MFTEGRSDDYIPLAVVGKFPIYATELLVGIHVFTMVVFALWAGISGLPMGSTTLDFYTAYSPAFIVEKLQVWRLVSYSIQNYPSLGFALGMLMLWWFGREVEKFYGRRNFLISYAVLILAPALIGLLFHFPLQGPSEAHFAIFIMFAATYPGVLLLFNIQAKWMAWVYIGIFTLIHLANRNLSGLALLWLMAFLGYGLTRYLGRSEWLPEGLQGMLPSFGKPAFTVVRDEPPAERTDDPVSSIDPILEKIARSGLSSLSAKEHAALKAASGELQKKGGR, from the coding sequence ATGTTCACCGAGGGGCGCTCCGATGATTATATTCCACTGGCGGTGGTCGGGAAATTTCCGATTTATGCGACGGAGTTACTCGTCGGCATCCATGTTTTCACCATGGTTGTTTTCGCGCTCTGGGCCGGTATTTCCGGGCTTCCGATGGGGAGCACGACGTTGGATTTTTACACGGCTTACAGTCCGGCCTTCATCGTGGAAAAGTTGCAGGTCTGGAGATTGGTCTCTTACTCGATTCAAAATTATCCGTCGCTCGGATTCGCTCTCGGAATGCTGATGCTTTGGTGGTTTGGCCGCGAGGTGGAGAAGTTCTACGGGCGGCGCAATTTCCTCATTTCCTACGCTGTTCTGATCCTCGCGCCTGCGCTGATCGGGCTGCTTTTCCATTTTCCATTGCAAGGTCCGTCGGAGGCGCACTTCGCGATTTTTATCATGTTCGCCGCGACTTACCCCGGCGTGCTGCTGCTTTTTAACATTCAGGCAAAATGGATGGCCTGGGTTTACATCGGGATTTTCACGCTGATCCATCTTGCCAATCGCAATCTCAGTGGACTCGCTTTGCTCTGGCTGATGGCCTTTCTGGGTTACGGATTGACGCGCTATCTGGGTCGCAGCGAATGGCTCCCGGAGGGTTTGCAGGGAATGCTGCCGAGTTTTGGAAAACCGGCTTTCACCGTTGTTCGGGACGAGCCTCCCGCAGAGCGCACGGACGACCCGGTTTCGTCCATTGATCCGATTCTGGAAAAAATCGCCCGCAGCGGACTTTCGAGTTTGTCTGCCAAGGAACACGCCGCATTGAAGGCCGCGAGTGGTGAGTTGCAAAAAAAGGGCGGACGCTAA
- a CDS encoding DUF2270 domain-containing protein, translating to MPEPDLKNLTPDLYNTGYVTAMSHFYRGELGRIMSWRQRLDVTTNWAITCTTTLITVSFSLPSLPHIIYFFNIVIVWMMLWIEARRYRFYDAFRARVRMLESHFLVPMLLQNQRLLEGEWRKLVCEDLILPSFKITVMEAVGRRMKRNYIFLFAIILVAWLTKIFIHADPRITNFRGFYHALGVAHIPSWLVAGLLVTTYTAVIGITIYIAKNSSGEVNEFGGNRPMWRI from the coding sequence ATGCCCGAGCCCGACCTGAAAAACCTCACGCCCGACCTTTACAACACGGGTTACGTGACGGCGATGTCCCATTTTTATCGCGGCGAACTGGGCCGGATCATGTCCTGGCGCCAGCGGCTGGATGTCACCACAAATTGGGCGATCACTTGCACGACGACCTTGATCACCGTCTCGTTTTCGCTGCCGTCGCTGCCGCACATCATTTATTTTTTCAACATCGTCATCGTCTGGATGATGCTTTGGATCGAGGCGCGCCGGTATCGGTTTTACGACGCGTTTCGCGCCCGCGTACGAATGCTGGAGTCCCATTTTCTCGTGCCGATGCTGTTGCAAAACCAACGTTTACTCGAAGGCGAATGGCGCAAACTCGTCTGCGAGGATCTCATTTTGCCGTCATTCAAGATCACCGTCATGGAAGCCGTTGGCCGGCGCATGAAGCGAAATTACATCTTCCTGTTTGCGATCATTCTCGTTGCCTGGCTCACGAAAATCTTCATCCACGCTGATCCGAGAATCACCAACTTTCGCGGCTTTTATCACGCGCTCGGCGTCGCCCACATCCCGAGCTGGCTGGTGGCGGGTTTGCTTGTGACGACTTACACCGCCGTCATCGGGATCACTATTTACATCGCCAAAAACAGCTCGGGCGAGGTCAACGAATTTGGCGGCAACCGCCCGATGTGGAGAATATGA